One window from the genome of Desulforamulus ruminis DSM 2154 encodes:
- a CDS encoding LNS2 domain-containing protein, whose amino-acid sequence MLIGVDLCNTVTNINYELLQRFNISLKQYPAPEVPKDFFTSAEGLKLFLNARPYTGAQEALFRMAEEGYRVVYMTSRPKLAEFVTRKWLQKHGFPAGSVEFIPGDEKATMARDSGMVAFFDDDPTVIRGLIEKEIPVFVKAAPYNAALSSPNIVRFTDWKQMNSLNQIIKGVTSQC is encoded by the coding sequence ATGCTAATCGGAGTGGATCTCTGCAACACCGTAACCAACATTAACTACGAGCTGCTTCAACGTTTCAACATCAGCCTAAAACAGTATCCGGCGCCGGAAGTACCGAAGGATTTTTTCACCTCCGCCGAAGGGCTCAAACTGTTTTTGAATGCCCGACCCTATACCGGCGCCCAGGAAGCTTTATTTCGAATGGCCGAAGAGGGATACCGCGTGGTTTATATGACCAGCCGGCCCAAACTGGCCGAGTTTGTAACCCGGAAGTGGTTACAAAAACATGGATTTCCTGCGGGCAGTGTAGAGTTTATTCCCGGCGACGAAAAAGCCACGATGGCCCGGGATTCAGGGATGGTGGCTTTCTTTGATGATGACCCGACCGTCATCCGGGGGCTGATCGAAAAAGAGATCCCGGTTTTTGTGAAAGCAGCCCCCTATAACGCCGCACTTTCCAGTCCCAACATTGTGCGGTTTACCGACTGGAAGCAGATGAATTCTTTAAACCAAATAATAAAGGGAGTGACCTCTCAATGTTAA
- a CDS encoding ParM/StbA family protein, with amino-acid sequence MLTKILAIDVGYSHVKAVSTESRILIPSIVSPYQEMVLADLSSTDTGHLVKVKKVDGTTIIYFVGELAVKEGRGATFTLDRQKHKHPNHDILVLTASRILEAQPGSTLGVGLPVAYYRTQREELIQHLMGVHGDISVNDSILRRISFGKVIVYPQGAAALITAPGLPQNGLVLLVDVGYKTTDYIVAEVVGGKVRPVSNLCGSVETGIYAVHETIALEYQNQTGMPLSVVNVPQVLSEEGKIIHYGREIDFNLTLEKIKTEIAMNIVDQVTARLGERMAFVRKAYLAGGGAKCLPVLSSMFPVTTILPNAQWANAEGILAVVKQTEEAL; translated from the coding sequence ATGTTAACAAAAATTCTTGCCATTGATGTCGGCTACAGCCATGTCAAAGCCGTCTCTACGGAAAGCCGGATTTTGATTCCATCCATCGTGTCCCCATACCAGGAGATGGTTCTGGCGGATCTCTCCAGTACCGATACAGGCCATTTGGTGAAGGTGAAAAAGGTGGATGGAACCACCATCATCTACTTTGTAGGCGAACTGGCGGTAAAAGAGGGCCGGGGCGCCACCTTTACCTTGGACCGCCAGAAACATAAACACCCCAATCACGATATCCTGGTACTGACAGCCTCCAGGATCTTGGAAGCTCAACCGGGGTCTACCCTGGGAGTTGGTCTGCCGGTAGCGTATTACCGGACCCAGCGCGAGGAATTGATTCAACACCTGATGGGGGTTCATGGGGATATCAGCGTAAATGACAGTATTTTGAGGCGTATCAGCTTCGGTAAGGTGATTGTCTATCCCCAGGGTGCTGCGGCCCTTATAACGGCTCCTGGGCTTCCTCAGAACGGGCTGGTACTCCTGGTGGACGTGGGATATAAAACCACCGACTACATTGTGGCGGAAGTGGTCGGCGGGAAAGTGCGGCCGGTTTCCAACCTCTGCGGTAGCGTGGAAACCGGGATTTATGCCGTCCATGAAACCATTGCCCTTGAATATCAGAATCAAACTGGAATGCCCCTGTCCGTGGTAAATGTGCCGCAGGTCCTCAGCGAAGAGGGGAAGATTATCCACTACGGCCGGGAAATCGATTTCAACCTGACGCTGGAAAAAATTAAAACCGAAATCGCCATGAACATCGTCGATCAGGTTACCGCCCGACTGGGGGAACGAATGGCCTTTGTCCGCAAGGCCTACCTGGCTGGCGGCGGAGCCAAATGCTTACCGGTTCTCTCATCCATGTTTCCGGTTACCACCATCTTGCCCAACGCCCAGTGGGCCAACGCAGAAGGGATTTTGGCGGTTGTGAAGCAGACGGAAGAGGCGTTATAG